A region of Flocculibacter collagenilyticus DNA encodes the following proteins:
- a CDS encoding contractile injection system protein, VgrG/Pvc8 family, translated as MTKDLSRTRIALHCLDSRLSVMHVAGEEQLNGAFRYCVWIEVPQTVDCFSILGQSVVLEFIAPDGHSRMLAGAVCEVEARGRFMLSNSSTHHVPVPYRRFAITLTSRLEALQGTEHSRVFVDTDVATLLTCLASEAGYHPSQIDWRLSQSLPGCPQFVQAMESNYQLFQRIVAQYGLLYWFETQHQQEILVISDGNLRSPYLSRTAIAVYSSYGFDRAGLQLDKSSELHGNASTNTNTGTNTSNQTQGRARLPFVGFNSIEERCRYTANRVTTTTLSHPPLRHGSHPDNDTATARANAARAGQGKHLAHYEPVAETVSAAASFATHQSLAQQALATTLTLTGNVPDIFAGCSFTLDDRSRLNASGDYLCIKVSHTSQQPADESRQDGLSKHSCTVTCIPRSTPYKSTMPRPTDKPMLFSARVESPSQHAQLTAQGDYITRLVFDDTARAVGQGGRPLKKLAMYACANQSHATGWHFPLVNDSQVLVGCMNNDPNQSYIVGFCMNEAQPSVVTSATPHHNRLTSSAGHQLLFDDSPTAPQILLHTLGVTPEQSAQHIVLNGSTQPMLEWVSRFGSVNLYAGTDLCLHAEEADVRYVVHGNQCIDVTGTISQTTAKDSMHYQAATTLDTHTGSQTHTANADISWLSGRSVNAHANSDIAINTPNGAINLSVPQGSTVLQVDGNITIKGTGQGDIRLHNQGGEIKLDSQGNVSLIGKDMLTLNGAMITLDGPVDYQISGPETASAPSTVSPSTIPRVPPLTLNDDTVADVTPNDIQLAYQYQDGEPVQHAPYILTVSDGTQVSGQLDGQGQATIPNMPLGQYLIQLGEDTRDYQLKDAHTTPNPLYGKITPTQAVKMVEQGDTSLLDQAGQLGAQAGDWLWGTLQGDFNEHPSTSQIVVGSLISMIPVVDQIMDCRDVCANAMLLTDDNDANDTDGWIALTLTGIGFVPVVGSAVKGVGKVIVKHIDNAIATAAAVLRKLGYGDPIAYINKIDWQDLGKQSSQLIKEKITTVADALNEILNTAFIRWSLPREAIENFTHTEQALRNLLPKIDQGINHATSQIEGKVNQAIQKYEGELPHRGNTNTPNKVKTAELDKPEGNDLKGAKVVKMKQHDVACFKKNKKGNVAEYDRQLAGQQAGLNNMTVKEYLDNRKAFKEIGRKGTGAAQKEAREKFKSKLIEKYEKQLEEEGFYGLEAENKIAALVKQDMKTLNALHNPDMIAGGYDKVLDLGDASVNQSIGSQWNRKGGAVSKRVDLMDIEAQKTLEVYGPHTKMNINLHRCK; from the coding sequence ATGACAAAGGACCTGTCACGTACGCGCATTGCGTTGCATTGTTTAGATTCGCGTTTGTCGGTAATGCATGTGGCAGGAGAAGAGCAGTTAAACGGTGCATTTCGTTATTGTGTTTGGATAGAAGTCCCTCAAACGGTTGATTGTTTTTCTATATTAGGTCAAAGCGTGGTGCTGGAGTTTATTGCCCCAGACGGCCACTCCCGCATGTTAGCGGGCGCAGTGTGCGAAGTGGAAGCGCGTGGCCGTTTTATGCTGTCTAATAGCAGTACCCATCACGTGCCTGTTCCCTATCGTCGTTTTGCTATTACCTTAACCTCTCGCTTAGAAGCACTCCAAGGCACCGAGCACAGTCGGGTGTTTGTTGATACCGATGTTGCCACCTTGTTAACCTGTTTAGCCAGTGAAGCGGGTTATCATCCTAGCCAAATTGATTGGCGCTTGTCTCAATCGCTTCCCGGTTGCCCGCAGTTTGTGCAGGCCATGGAATCAAACTACCAGTTGTTTCAACGCATTGTGGCGCAATACGGCTTATTGTATTGGTTTGAAACTCAGCATCAGCAAGAAATACTGGTCATCAGTGATGGCAATTTACGTAGCCCGTATTTATCTCGTACGGCTATTGCCGTGTATTCCTCGTATGGGTTTGACCGTGCGGGATTACAGCTTGATAAAAGCTCTGAGCTTCATGGGAATGCCAGTACCAATACCAATACTGGTACTAATACCAGTAACCAAACACAAGGCCGAGCGCGCCTGCCGTTTGTTGGCTTTAACAGTATCGAAGAGCGGTGCCGCTATACCGCCAATCGGGTGACCACCACTACATTGTCGCACCCACCACTGCGTCATGGCAGTCACCCCGATAACGACACCGCGACTGCGCGTGCTAATGCTGCTCGGGCAGGCCAAGGTAAGCACCTTGCCCATTATGAGCCAGTCGCTGAAACGGTATCAGCCGCCGCATCATTCGCAACCCATCAAAGCCTCGCTCAACAAGCCTTAGCCACCACATTGACACTCACTGGTAATGTGCCAGATATCTTTGCCGGATGTAGTTTTACCCTTGATGACCGCTCACGCTTAAATGCCAGTGGCGATTACTTATGTATTAAGGTGTCGCACACCAGTCAACAACCTGCTGATGAATCACGCCAAGACGGCTTAAGTAAGCACAGTTGTACGGTTACCTGTATTCCCCGTAGTACGCCATATAAATCAACCATGCCGCGTCCTACTGATAAACCCATGCTATTTTCGGCACGTGTTGAGTCACCCAGTCAACATGCCCAATTAACCGCACAGGGTGACTATATAACACGGTTAGTATTTGATGATACAGCACGTGCGGTTGGTCAAGGTGGGCGACCATTAAAAAAGCTCGCCATGTATGCCTGTGCCAATCAATCACACGCCACAGGCTGGCATTTTCCTTTAGTCAACGACAGCCAAGTATTAGTTGGCTGCATGAACAACGACCCGAACCAGAGTTATATTGTCGGGTTTTGCATGAACGAAGCACAACCGTCCGTGGTGACCTCAGCCACGCCACACCATAATCGACTGACCAGCAGTGCAGGCCATCAACTATTATTTGATGACAGCCCCACCGCCCCGCAAATTTTATTACACACCTTAGGGGTAACCCCAGAGCAAAGTGCGCAGCACATTGTGCTAAATGGCAGTACTCAACCCATGTTGGAATGGGTGAGTCGGTTTGGCAGTGTGAATTTATATGCAGGCACCGATTTATGCCTGCACGCAGAAGAGGCCGATGTACGTTATGTAGTACACGGCAATCAATGTATTGATGTTACTGGCACAATTAGCCAAACCACCGCCAAAGACAGTATGCATTATCAAGCCGCCACTACGTTAGACACGCACACCGGCAGCCAAACCCACACCGCCAACGCCGATATCAGCTGGTTAAGTGGTCGCAGTGTGAATGCCCATGCTAACAGCGACATTGCCATCAACACCCCCAACGGCGCTATTAACCTCAGCGTGCCACAAGGCAGCACTGTGTTACAGGTGGATGGCAATATCACCATTAAAGGCACAGGCCAAGGTGACATTCGCCTGCACAACCAAGGCGGAGAAATTAAGCTCGACAGCCAAGGTAACGTTAGCCTCATCGGTAAAGACATGCTCACCTTAAACGGCGCAATGATTACCCTAGACGGCCCCGTTGATTATCAAATTAGTGGACCAGAGACGGCCAGTGCACCGAGTACAGTGTCACCAAGTACCATTCCACGCGTACCGCCATTAACGCTAAATGACGACACCGTGGCAGATGTGACTCCGAACGATATTCAGTTAGCCTATCAATACCAAGATGGCGAGCCAGTGCAGCACGCCCCTTATATCCTGACCGTCAGTGACGGCACCCAAGTCAGTGGGCAATTAGACGGCCAAGGGCAAGCCACTATCCCCAACATGCCACTGGGGCAGTACTTAATTCAGCTCGGTGAAGACACCCGCGACTACCAATTAAAAGATGCTCACACCACCCCCAATCCGCTATACGGTAAAATCACCCCGACACAAGCGGTCAAAATGGTGGAGCAAGGCGATACCAGCCTACTCGACCAAGCAGGCCAACTGGGCGCACAAGCGGGTGATTGGTTATGGGGCACCTTACAAGGCGACTTTAACGAACACCCCAGCACCAGCCAAATTGTGGTGGGCAGCCTTATCTCAATGATACCTGTTGTCGACCAAATCATGGATTGTCGTGATGTGTGTGCCAACGCCATGCTACTGACCGACGATAATGACGCCAACGACACCGACGGTTGGATAGCCCTCACCCTCACAGGTATAGGCTTTGTGCCTGTTGTTGGCTCCGCAGTCAAAGGCGTAGGCAAAGTGATTGTCAAACACATCGACAACGCCATTGCCACCGCCGCCGCGGTACTTAGAAAACTCGGTTACGGCGACCCTATCGCCTATATCAACAAGATAGACTGGCAAGACTTAGGCAAACAAAGCAGCCAACTGATTAAAGAAAAAATCACCACCGTGGCCGATGCGTTAAACGAAATCTTAAACACCGCCTTCATCCGCTGGTCATTACCAAGAGAAGCTATTGAGAACTTCACCCACACCGAACAAGCCTTGCGTAATCTGTTACCGAAAATCGACCAAGGTATTAACCACGCCACCAGCCAGATTGAAGGAAAAGTCAATCAAGCGATACAGAAGTATGAAGGGGAATTGCCGCATCGAGGGAATACAAATACACCTAATAAAGTAAAAACAGCGGAGTTAGATAAGCCAGAAGGGAATGACTTAAAAGGCGCAAAAGTTGTTAAGATGAAACAACATGATGTAGCCTGTTTTAAGAAAAATAAAAAAGGCAATGTGGCAGAGTATGACCGACAGCTAGCAGGGCAACAAGCTGGCCTGAATAACATGACCGTGAAAGAATATCTTGATAACCGAAAAGCCTTTAAAGAGATTGGCCGTAAAGGAACAGGAGCTGCGCAGAAGGAAGCTCGAGAAAAGTTTAAGTCAAAACTTATAGAGAAATATGAAAAACAACTTGAAGAAGAGGGTTTTTATGGTCTTGAAGCTGAGAATAAAATAGCTGCATTAGTTAAGCAGGATATGAAAACGTTAAATGCTCTACACAATCCCGATATGATCGCAGGTGGTTATGATAAAGTTCTAGATTTAGGTGATGCTAGTGTCAATCAGTCAATTGGTTCCCAGTGGAATAGAAAAGGTGGTGCAGTAAGTAAGCGTGTTGACTTAATGGATATAGAGGCGCAGAAAACACTAGAAGTATATGGGCCTCACACTAAAATGAATATCAATTTACACAGGTGTAAATAA
- a CDS encoding GAD-like domain-containing protein codes for MNEYFDEFYNFSGFGPAIKSITPSQATLDKYKGKLPDRLLEYWQEYGFCGWGDGLFWTVNPDDYEDILREWLQGTPFEENDDYYVIARGAFGKLFVWGERTGQSIKIEGNYGMIFPTDCTDDLNEDGATLTIELFFSSLYKESIDLLGIDDKPLFERTFKKLGELSSDEMYGFEPALALGGEPKLENLKKVPVLEHLSFLASLGEKRVMADIVAMSNALPHNQ; via the coding sequence ATGAATGAATATTTTGATGAATTTTATAACTTTAGTGGCTTTGGGCCTGCAATAAAAAGTATAACCCCAAGCCAAGCAACCTTAGATAAATACAAAGGTAAGTTACCTGATAGGCTATTAGAGTACTGGCAAGAATATGGCTTTTGCGGTTGGGGGGACGGATTATTTTGGACGGTAAACCCAGATGATTATGAAGATATTTTACGAGAATGGTTGCAAGGCACACCTTTTGAAGAGAACGATGACTATTATGTAATTGCACGTGGTGCGTTTGGCAAATTGTTTGTATGGGGGGAGAGGACTGGTCAAAGCATTAAGATTGAGGGAAATTACGGAATGATATTTCCAACCGATTGTACAGACGATCTGAATGAAGATGGAGCGACATTGACTATTGAGCTATTTTTTTCAAGTTTATATAAAGAATCTATAGACTTGTTAGGTATAGATGATAAACCGCTATTTGAACGAACATTCAAAAAGCTCGGAGAGTTATCCTCCGACGAAATGTATGGTTTTGAACCAGCGCTTGCACTAGGTGGTGAGCCTAAATTAGAAAACCTAAAAAAAGTGCCTGTGCTTGAGCATTTATCCTTTTTAGCTTCATTAGGTGAAAAGCGCGTAATGGCTGACATTGTCGCGATGTCAAATGCACTACCGCATAACCAATAG
- a CDS encoding formylglycine-generating enzyme family protein: MQFIHHSYMQCSVQLAIVSMLGFSTFSSFAHQASFTLPEMQTIPAGSYVRERESNNGMLKQQVNVKRFKLAKYEITVGEFRQFVNATGHKTRDVCWNWSEKTPSYKWFMKREKGSWSDNAYAPSDKHPVMCVTWYDAKAYAKWLSNKTGRSFRLPTEAEWEYAALGNQTTVYYFGNDASEICKYANILDQSGEVAMYRDYKQKPKGVNCDDGVEYTAKVGSFQANPFGLHDMLGNVFEFVEDCEHNDYENAPLDGSAWTKGCDAADAKILKKGGSYGFSERRALITGGGHAGKDNPSALGEGFRLAETIIQ; the protein is encoded by the coding sequence ATGCAGTTTATTCATCATTCATACATGCAATGTAGTGTTCAGTTAGCAATAGTGAGCATGTTAGGTTTTAGTACTTTTTCCTCTTTTGCCCACCAAGCGTCTTTCACTTTACCAGAAATGCAAACCATTCCGGCTGGTAGTTATGTTCGTGAACGTGAGTCCAATAACGGTATGTTAAAGCAACAGGTGAATGTTAAACGCTTTAAGTTGGCTAAGTATGAGATCACGGTAGGAGAATTTAGGCAATTTGTGAACGCTACAGGACACAAAACCCGAGACGTTTGCTGGAACTGGTCAGAAAAAACGCCTAGCTATAAATGGTTTATGAAGCGAGAAAAAGGCAGTTGGTCAGATAACGCTTATGCGCCTTCAGATAAGCACCCTGTTATGTGTGTAACTTGGTATGACGCCAAGGCCTACGCCAAATGGTTAAGCAATAAAACCGGAAGAAGTTTTCGGTTACCGACAGAAGCTGAATGGGAATATGCGGCACTTGGTAATCAAACAACAGTGTATTATTTTGGCAATGATGCATCAGAAATTTGCAAATACGCCAATATCTTAGATCAATCTGGCGAAGTTGCGATGTACCGTGATTACAAGCAGAAACCGAAAGGCGTAAACTGCGATGATGGTGTTGAGTACACCGCTAAAGTTGGTTCTTTTCAGGCGAACCCTTTCGGATTGCACGATATGCTAGGAAATGTGTTTGAATTTGTTGAAGATTGTGAACATAACGATTATGAGAACGCACCACTTGATGGCAGCGCTTGGACTAAAGGATGCGACGCCGCAGACGCTAAAATACTGAAAAAAGGAGGCTCTTATGGTTTCAGTGAAAGGCGCGCGCTAATCACTGGCGGAGGGCACGCAGGTAAAGACAATCCAAGTGCGTTAGGTGAAGGATTTCGTTTGGCTGAAACTATCATCCAGTAA
- a CDS encoding winged helix-turn-helix domain-containing protein — protein sequence MHYLFDNFEFNSETLILTQQGETLDLRPYELKLLAFLISNADSVVSKEAILEHVWQGKVVADQVVFQNISHLRRIFGSEAIKTYSKRGYQWQPHVKIKVSEEQAPDTRNLNTRNLRASSSATNTNKRNMSRIMAFSATALAFLCILIIGGYVNSGSASLNTTQFSVIPLKGMQEHTTHALLQENEIRFTINQDITYQDFLNSYEYISPATAMHEGVFLTGEVRTTVHLDQPTLHLDFLIKSAQIDWRGNIAGRSLTDIFTELSDHISQPALKALFATTLKPENKLAKLQIAHQANPEDVIILSNLIELLVGQHELDKAMVFAEKLLQLSAQQSSPYYQGVALLKQSAVLALKKLYPLSGKKLKRAMSLFASIQDHKQLADSLLVSTWLAHYQKDYQAIKTSLLSAVNEANLASDPLKEINALTYLSVMAHKYKQDKDKYHYLHIAEKKIEAYRLPDHHKAVIPYHYAIFGHNTDASEPHYKQVIALTQQVKHHKLAQSSQRSLLTYYLNKGREDDAVALLNTLEDDDASALYLRMQYAKYKNNHAEITAHAIRAFELAEGKGERILSLDVALALCDLSPSSHAFYCQFIQEQAPQHWLDRRKINLDSLSV from the coding sequence ATGCATTATCTGTTCGACAATTTTGAATTTAATAGTGAAACATTAATACTCACCCAACAAGGCGAAACACTCGATTTACGCCCTTACGAATTGAAATTACTCGCTTTTTTAATAAGTAACGCTGATTCCGTTGTGAGCAAAGAAGCGATCCTAGAGCATGTTTGGCAAGGGAAAGTGGTTGCAGATCAGGTGGTTTTTCAGAATATCAGTCATTTAAGACGTATTTTTGGTAGCGAAGCCATCAAAACCTACTCAAAGCGAGGTTATCAGTGGCAGCCACACGTTAAGATAAAAGTGTCTGAAGAGCAAGCACCTGATACACGCAATCTAAATACGCGCAATCTGAGAGCATCCAGTTCTGCTACTAATACAAATAAGCGCAATATGAGTCGTATTATGGCGTTTTCCGCAACCGCGCTCGCTTTTTTGTGTATATTGATAATAGGCGGTTATGTAAATTCAGGCTCAGCTTCGCTTAATACCACTCAATTTAGCGTGATCCCATTAAAGGGAATGCAAGAACACACCACACACGCTTTATTACAAGAGAATGAAATTCGTTTCACCATTAACCAAGATATAACTTACCAAGACTTTTTAAATTCGTATGAATATATCTCACCTGCGACAGCGATGCATGAAGGTGTGTTTCTTACAGGTGAAGTACGGACCACCGTTCACCTTGATCAGCCCACACTCCATCTAGATTTTCTTATTAAAAGCGCACAAATTGACTGGCGCGGTAACATTGCAGGGCGTTCGTTAACAGACATATTTACTGAATTATCAGATCATATTAGTCAGCCAGCGCTAAAAGCACTCTTTGCTACTACGTTAAAGCCAGAAAATAAACTGGCAAAATTGCAAATAGCCCATCAAGCCAATCCAGAAGACGTAATAATATTGAGTAATTTAATTGAATTACTAGTCGGCCAACATGAGCTAGATAAAGCGATGGTGTTTGCTGAGAAACTACTTCAGCTAAGCGCTCAGCAGTCGTCTCCCTATTACCAAGGTGTGGCACTGTTAAAGCAAAGTGCCGTGCTTGCCTTGAAAAAACTGTATCCTTTAAGTGGCAAGAAACTTAAGCGTGCGATGTCATTGTTTGCGTCAATTCAAGATCACAAACAACTCGCTGACAGTTTGCTAGTATCCACTTGGCTTGCGCATTATCAAAAAGATTATCAAGCCATTAAAACCAGTTTGCTGTCAGCCGTAAATGAAGCCAATTTAGCAAGCGATCCCCTTAAAGAGATCAATGCGTTAACTTACTTATCTGTGATGGCGCACAAGTACAAGCAAGACAAAGATAAATACCACTATCTGCATATTGCCGAGAAAAAAATCGAAGCATATCGTTTGCCCGATCACCACAAAGCGGTGATCCCTTATCATTACGCTATATTTGGCCACAACACCGATGCAAGCGAACCTCACTATAAACAAGTTATAGCGCTGACTCAGCAGGTAAAACACCACAAGTTAGCACAATCAAGTCAACGTAGTTTATTAACGTATTATCTTAATAAAGGCCGTGAAGATGATGCCGTGGCGTTGTTGAATACGTTGGAGGATGACGACGCATCAGCATTATATTTACGCATGCAATATGCCAAATATAAAAATAATCACGCTGAAATCACCGCACATGCAATACGAGCATTTGAATTAGCTGAAGGGAAAGGAGAAAGAATACTGAGTTTGGATGTTGCGTTAGCGCTATGTGACCTATCGCCAAGCAGCCATGCTTTTTACTGCCAATTTATTCAAGAGCAAGCCCCTCAACATTGGCTGGATAGGCGGAAAATCAACCTCGATAGTTTATCTGTATAA
- a CDS encoding GGDEF domain-containing protein: MFSLESVLKRSIPQFLVVFAAIFYTFYAPEQVSQWFSQLNWLSHIMLVVAAAISWQFGRTRIVYLSLLLLALLLQDHIAATFFNFQPSILFTSCILTSTLLMLDKDRGIKVNTSLIYLVVFVLLTVFADFLWQLSHNVNAVSSDSSFINHLVAAIRWVEQLYAGLSNTISAQLTGDVFVLYGVVIIAALVRLVWLPTNTHTAIFVTIISLVYLQFQTSETPISTVLLHSVILTLSGIFILSALIDSHNMAFKDELTGIPSRRALMQYVPTLGRKYVVVMADVDHFKKFNDTYGHDVGDQVLKLVAAKLNQVTGGGKAFRYGGEEFTLVFPNKSNQEVVPHLDVLRQAIADYDIVLRGKDRPVTSEQDRKTKTPAKQKTVNVTISLGLASRSKEMSEFHAIMKQADEALYRAKKAGRNCVKE, from the coding sequence GCCGCTATTTTCTACACCTTTTATGCACCCGAGCAGGTCTCGCAGTGGTTTTCTCAACTTAATTGGTTAAGCCATATTATGCTAGTGGTAGCGGCGGCAATTTCGTGGCAATTTGGTCGAACGCGCATCGTGTATTTGTCATTACTTCTGCTGGCACTGCTACTTCAAGATCATATTGCTGCTACCTTTTTTAATTTTCAGCCGAGCATTCTTTTTACCAGCTGCATTTTAACAAGTACACTTTTAATGCTAGATAAAGACCGCGGTATCAAAGTAAACACCAGCTTAATTTATCTCGTCGTATTTGTATTGCTTACTGTATTCGCCGACTTTTTATGGCAGCTGTCACACAATGTAAATGCCGTTAGTAGTGACTCGTCATTCATCAATCATTTAGTGGCGGCAATCCGATGGGTTGAGCAATTATATGCAGGACTATCGAATACCATTTCTGCGCAATTAACAGGTGACGTATTTGTTCTCTATGGGGTAGTAATTATAGCTGCGCTGGTGAGGTTAGTGTGGCTGCCAACCAATACTCACACGGCTATTTTTGTCACAATAATCAGCTTAGTGTATTTACAATTTCAAACGAGTGAAACACCAATAAGCACGGTGTTACTGCATAGTGTAATTTTAACGTTATCGGGTATTTTTATTCTCTCAGCATTAATAGACAGCCATAATATGGCGTTTAAAGATGAGTTAACGGGTATACCGTCGCGCCGTGCACTGATGCAATATGTTCCCACTTTGGGGCGTAAATACGTTGTTGTAATGGCGGATGTAGATCATTTTAAAAAGTTTAACGACACCTATGGTCACGATGTCGGCGACCAAGTATTAAAGCTGGTGGCCGCGAAGCTTAATCAAGTAACAGGTGGTGGCAAGGCATTTCGTTATGGTGGCGAAGAATTTACGCTGGTGTTTCCGAACAAGTCGAATCAAGAGGTTGTTCCTCATTTAGACGTATTGCGCCAAGCTATTGCTGACTACGACATTGTATTGCGTGGTAAAGACAGGCCTGTAACTAGTGAGCAAGATCGGAAAACAAAAACTCCTGCAAAACAGAAAACCGTTAATGTAACCATTAGTTTAGGGTTAGCCAGTCGTAGCAAAGAAATGAGTGAATTTCATGCCATTATGAAGCAAGCCGACGAAGCGTTATATCGTGCTAAAAAAGCAGGGCGAAATTGTGTTAAGGAATAG
- a CDS encoding GAD-like domain-containing protein codes for MNKAFDNFYNFKGFGPAIKSIPPSQAILDEYKGRLPDRLLEYWQEYGFCGWGDGLFWTVNPEDYEDILQEWLQGTPFEENDIYYVIARSAFGELFVWGKQSGQSLTLEPSFSMIFPTDESDSLARRGQDAVLDSFFACKRKESLNKKDDKDELIFERAVKKLGELSPDEMYGFEPALALGGEPKLENLKKVPVLEHLSFLASLGEKRVMADIVAMSNALPHNQ; via the coding sequence ATGAATAAAGCTTTCGATAATTTCTATAATTTTAAGGGCTTTGGTCCTGCAATAAAAAGTATACCTCCAAGCCAAGCAATTTTAGATGAGTACAAAGGCAGGTTACCAGACAGGTTATTAGAGTACTGGCAAGAATATGGATTTTGCGGTTGGGGTGACGGATTATTTTGGACAGTAAACCCAGAGGACTATGAAGATATTTTACAAGAATGGCTGCAAGGGACACCCTTTGAAGAAAATGATATTTATTATGTGATTGCGCGTAGTGCGTTTGGGGAGCTGTTCGTATGGGGAAAACAGTCAGGGCAAAGCCTTACTCTTGAACCTTCTTTCAGCATGATCTTTCCTACAGATGAGAGTGATTCACTTGCGAGAAGAGGACAAGATGCAGTATTAGATAGTTTCTTTGCGTGTAAGAGGAAAGAGTCGTTAAATAAAAAAGATGATAAGGATGAACTTATATTTGAGCGTGCTGTAAAAAAACTCGGCGAGCTTTCCCCCGACGAAATGTACGGTTTTGAGCCTGCCCTTGCACTAGGTGGTGAGCCTAAATTAGAAAACTTAAAAAAAGTACCTGTTCTTGAGCATTTATCCTTTTTAGCTTCATTAGGTGAAAAGCGCGTAATGGCTGACATTGTTGCGATGTCTAATGCACTACCGCATAACCAATAG
- a CDS encoding GAD-like domain-containing protein: protein MNALFDDFYNYEGFGPAIKAVAPAKDVIAKYTGKLPDRLIECWQEYGFCGWGEGLFWTVNPEDYEDILQEWLQDTPFPENDAYYVIARSAFGELFIWGEKSGQSLSIESNFGMIFPTDKTAKLNENGPTMSVDLFFSCLSKESMEQKDINDKPLFERAAEKLGELSSDEMYGFEPALALGGEPKLENLKKVPVLEHLSFLASLGEKRVMADIVAMSNALPHNQ, encoded by the coding sequence ATGAACGCACTATTTGATGATTTTTATAATTACGAAGGTTTTGGTCCTGCTATCAAAGCAGTAGCCCCAGCCAAAGATGTAATAGCAAAATACACAGGAAAATTACCTGATCGTTTAATTGAGTGTTGGCAAGAATATGGCTTTTGCGGTTGGGGAGAAGGATTATTTTGGACGGTAAATCCAGAAGATTATGAAGATATTTTACAAGAGTGGCTACAAGACACCCCTTTTCCAGAGAATGATGCTTATTATGTGATTGCTCGCAGTGCGTTTGGCGAACTATTTATTTGGGGGGAAAAGTCTGGCCAGAGCCTCAGTATCGAAAGTAACTTCGGAATGATTTTCCCTACAGATAAAACAGCAAAGCTTAACGAAAACGGCCCGACAATGAGTGTTGATTTATTTTTTTCTTGTCTGAGCAAAGAAAGCATGGAGCAAAAAGACATTAACGATAAACCTCTTTTTGAACGAGCAGCTGAAAAACTTGGCGAGCTTTCTTCTGACGAAATGTATGGTTTTGAGCCTGCCCTTGCACTTGGTGGAGAGCCTAAATTAGAAAACTTAAAAAAAGTACCAGTGCTTGAACATTTATCCTTTTTAGCTTCATTAGGTGAAAAGCGCGTAATGGCGGATATTGTTGCGATGTCTAATGCACTACCGCATAACCAATAG